In Pseudomonadota bacterium, the sequence GAGGGAGAGGTCCTTGGAGGTCTGCATGCGCATCGAGGCGCCGCTCGTCTCGCCGTTTCGTCGTCCCTTCGGAGAATCTGGGATGCCTGCGTCAGATTCAGGCGTCTCCACGCTCCCTGATCCCCTGGATGTCTTCGAGCAGGGTGACCATGCGCTGTGCGGAGTGCCGGGCTGCACGGTCCCAGCACCTCGCATGGCCGAGCGTGTCGCCTGGTCAAGTGGCGCGTCGAAGCGTGTCGTGAGCGGGGGAAGGGCAGAGGTGGCCAGGGAGGGGCCGAGCGATCCGTCCCTTCTTACCGCGGGCAGATGGGCTCCCGTGCGGGTCCGCTCCTTTCCGACGTCGGATCCGGTCTTGCGTGAGGCGCTGCGCCACCTCGGCCTTCGGTATGTATGGCAGGGGGCGGATCTGCGCCGAGGCGTGGACTGCAGCGGCTTTGCCTGGAACGTCTATCGGAGATGTGGTCGTCACGTCCCACTTCAGTGGTTTCGCGACGGCAGCGCCGACCCCCGAGCCGACGCGCGACGGTTTGAGAGAGACGGCATGCGACATGTCGAGTCGCCTCGGCCCGGTGACATCGTGGTCTTCGGGCGTCAGCACGTGGGCATCTACGCGGGTGAGGTGAACGGCAAGGGGCTCTACGTAGGCGCAAATCATGGAGGGAGGCAGACGAGGGGAAGAGTCGACATCATGCCGGTCGACGGCTACAACGGGGTTAGACCGGTGTACTTTCGCTACGCGCCCAGGAAGATGCGTGCGGCCAGTCCAGGGATCCGCTCGTAGACCGTGCGAATCTGCGGACCTGTTCCTTCCGAGGCTGCGGCGTGCTGCGATGTGGCGTGCAACACGTAGATGGCATCGATGTTTCGCTGGGGAGAGAAGCGCCAGCGGCCCGCCCAGTGCGCGTAGTACGACGCCCACATATCGCCCGGAGCGGTCTGCCCATGGAGGTACCAGTGAACGGCCTCGTCGATGCAGCCGTCAACGTGGTGCGCGGGCGCCCAGTCTCCTGGGCACAGCAGAACGGCCCGCCCATGGCGCTCGTGCAGGGGGAACTTCTGCTCAGCGTCCTGGAGGCGTCGGAGCACGTTGTCCTTGATGAACATCTCCTCGAGGCGTTGGCGAGGGCGTCGCAACGCGGGTCGCTCGTGATGGGTGATGCGTATCGGCGCCCCCCCCTGCTCGCGGAGATGCTGGCCATGGTCGTACACGATCACGCGACCGGCCGACGAGGGACGTGCCGGGGTGACGAGAGCACCGACGCGAGGCCGATCGCTGGGGGTGAAGAAGACGCCACCATCGCGCCTCACGCTGTCAACGGTGAGCCACTGTCGCCGAAGGTCGTTGCGCAGCACTTCGAAGTCGTCTGGGTGGGGCTTGCGGAAGAACAGGTAGAACAGGTGCAGGTCACTGTGGCGCGCCGAGCCTTGCAGCGCTTCCTGAAGCCTCTGGGCGTTCAGGTCGAGGCTCTTCTTGATGAGCGGTCGGTTGAGGTTCTTCACCTCAACGAGAAACGAACCCGCATCATCATCGAGGGCGAAGTCAACCGTGCGCTCGTTTCGCTCACTTGCCTTGCGTTCGAGCGAGAGACGTCGGCAGCCGACGCGGGCCAGCATGTGGGCAAGGCGAAGCTCGGTGATATGATTGAGCTGCATCTCCGGGTCACGGTTGCGGATGAGCTGGTAGAGCAACGACCGCACGCCTGGCGTGTCGATCTCGCCGTGGAGCCTGCTCCCGGTGAGCAGCTCGCGCGCCATTGACGCAACGCGATCGGTCTCAGTGGCGTCGATGAGTGCGCTGGCCGTGCTCTTCACCGTTTCGAGGAGGCGCTCGTTCGATAGATCGGACAGCGGATCTGTGGGAGTCGAGGCGGGAGGGCGCAGATGTGGCGCGCGCGATGGGAGTGCCTCTGGCACCTAGTCACCCACCTTTGCGAGCCACGCTTCGAGCTCGGCGTTCACCGGATGGAGCGCAGCTTCCATGACGAGTGAGGTTCCGTTCGCGTCTGTGGCGAGGAAGACGGCATCCATCATGTCGAGAATCAGGGTGTACCCCAGTCCCATGGACACGGCGGTGGAGTATCCGCGCTTCAGGATGGCCTGGGGCAGCTCGGAGAAGTTGATGCCGTTGCCCTTGTCTTCGAGGGAGAGACGTGCTCCTTCACGATGGCCGGGGGGAACATCGCTGATGCGGAAGATACCCCCACCGCCATGGAGAAGCGTGTTCGTTGCGGCCTCAGAAACGCAGGTGGCGATATCGAAGATTCGCTCTTCGGTGAACCCCTGCGCAGCAAGGGTTGATTCGGTGAGGGCGCGCGCGGCCTGGATGTCCTCACGTGCATTGATCGTCAATGCGGCCAGCTCGCGACCGCCATCCATGACCCGTGTCAGCTCGCTGCGGTCGATGAGCTGCAGCTTCCCGTTCGTGATGGCGCACACCGCGTCACGATAGAACTGCTTCTGACGTTTCTCCTCGCGCAGCCGCTCTTCGACGCCCAGTGCATTCACAACGGCAACGGCCAGCTGATGGCTCACCGAGATCATGAGCGACACCCAGTTCCTTGTCATCACCGCGGGATCGCGGCAGGCCAGGAAGAGATGGCCGATGCGCGTGGTCCCGGCCACGAGTGGAATGCCTGCAACGCTGCGACAGTCGCTCTCGCACATGACGCGAGCAAGGGGATTTCTTGACCGGGCGGTGCTGCGGAGGACATTGGCGGGCTTGCTCTCGGGGGTCTCCTCGCACCACGCAAGGGCGTTTTCGAGGAGGTCGTCTGACAGGGGGGCGCCATCGATGCCGTGCGGCGCGACGAGGGTGAGCGAGCCGCAAGACCCGTCAGCGCTCCCGGTGCGCACCCAGGTGCACGTCGCGTCAACCCCGAGCTGCTCCC encodes:
- a CDS encoding peptidoglycan endopeptidase; this translates as MEVCMRIEAPLVSPFRRPFGESGMPASDSGVSTLPDPLDVFEQGDHALCGVPGCTVPAPRMAERVAWSSGASKRVVSGGRAEVAREGPSDPSLLTAGRWAPVRVRSFPTSDPVLREALRHLGLRYVWQGADLRRGVDCSGFAWNVYRRCGRHVPLQWFRDGSADPRADARRFERDGMRHVESPRPGDIVVFGRQHVGIYAGEVNGKGLYVGANHGGRQTRGRVDIMPVDGYNGVRPVYFRYAPRKMRAASPGIRS
- a CDS encoding PAS domain-containing protein; this encodes MLESRTTFRDALVETWNRLSVESDEVPAEIREAKTLQEWLPSQTFEACILPVVAQSEIHHEIWAQLEEAGFTITYLFHLTLERPGLDPAGNAATTTVTRQVVPYLCRTRFGCHQRVLSILTRVDPVVSEIVPASTESPHERYRKLLNRLTEGFWDIGPDLTIAYANATFKKILGDPKAIGKSLLDYFEPADQARLLSILRKQQEGIIIPFTMQLKPRDGNPEGAIIQIDPSPRFGWSGQYLGGWALVREVSRSSPDVSEALRHERELYALYTVASTLTRGFRLDALVRAATECIREQLGVDATCTWVRTGSADGSCGSLTLVAPHGIDGAPLSDDLLENALAWCEETPESKPANVLRSTARSRNPLARVMCESDCRSVAGIPLVAGTTRIGHLFLACRDPAVMTRNWVSLMISVSHQLAVAVVNALGVEERLREEKRQKQFYRDAVCAITNGKLQLIDRSELTRVMDGGRELAALTINAREDIQAARALTESTLAAQGFTEERIFDIATCVSEAATNTLLHGGGGIFRISDVPPGHREGARLSLEDKGNGINFSELPQAILKRGYSTAVSMGLGYTLILDMMDAVFLATDANGTSLVMEAALHPVNAELEAWLAKVGD